A genomic window from Streptomyces sp. NBC_00234 includes:
- a CDS encoding zf-HC2 domain-containing protein: MRRTHAWHVDEELAAGYAAGTAAETDAWSLEKHVEACGSCAARVSSAVGSRDGMGAVLADIRAGVLAAAPRRAPTPRPWHVTRGLRVRPGSRAARVLWAAGPALRGPWLTALVLVATGALALAYGAGLGGAVRPLLLVVAPVLPLAGVFVSYGRHADPLHEIAAATPSGGLRLLLTRTAAVLGASIPALTLVGAALPEAAGGPGAVAWLLPGLALTLAALALGSYVGCRAGAATVAACWAFAVALPTVYASPQGASTPAAEAAPYFTGPGVQGGWAAGAVACAALLAVRRRSFDHLETS, from the coding sequence ATGAGGCGTACGCATGCGTGGCACGTGGACGAGGAGCTGGCCGCCGGGTACGCGGCGGGCACGGCCGCGGAGACGGACGCCTGGTCGCTGGAGAAGCACGTCGAGGCGTGCGGAAGCTGTGCGGCACGGGTGTCGTCGGCGGTCGGGAGCCGGGACGGCATGGGGGCGGTCCTGGCGGACATCCGGGCCGGCGTGCTGGCGGCGGCCCCTCGGCGGGCGCCCACCCCCCGCCCGTGGCACGTCACGCGCGGGCTCCGCGTCCGGCCCGGTTCCCGGGCGGCCCGCGTGCTCTGGGCCGCCGGGCCGGCCCTGCGCGGGCCCTGGCTGACGGCGCTCGTCCTGGTCGCCACGGGCGCCCTCGCCCTGGCGTACGGGGCGGGGCTCGGCGGGGCGGTCCGGCCCTTGCTCCTCGTCGTCGCGCCGGTGCTGCCGCTCGCCGGGGTGTTCGTCTCGTACGGGCGGCATGCCGACCCCCTGCACGAGATCGCCGCCGCCACCCCGTCGGGCGGCCTGAGGCTGCTCCTGACCAGGACCGCCGCGGTCCTCGGGGCGAGCATCCCGGCCCTGACGCTCGTCGGGGCCGCGCTGCCCGAGGCGGCGGGCGGGCCCGGCGCCGTGGCGTGGCTGCTGCCCGGACTGGCGCTGACACTCGCGGCCCTCGCCCTCGGTTCGTACGTCGGCTGCCGGGCGGGCGCCGCGACCGTCGCCGCCTGCTGGGCCTTCGCCGTCGCCCTTCCCACCGTCTATGCCTCACCCCAGGGGGCTTCCACTCCGGCCGCCGAAGCCGCCCCGTACTTCACCGGGCCCGGCGTCCAGGGCGGCTGGGCCGCCGGAGCCGTGGCGTGTGCGGCCCTTCTCGCCGTACGCCGTAGATCCTTCGACCATCTGGAGACGTCGTGA
- a CDS encoding RNA polymerase sigma factor, whose translation MRLLRPSGAEGNDEDAALLRAVAQGDASALATLYDRHAGWLHARLSRRCGDAETVREVLQDTFVTAWQSAGSHQGARVGGWLWVIAARRLVDAQRAGARAARSGDTGWGAVAPSPAPSAEERVLAGLEYGDLGTALDRISPELREVLRATVIDGLTTRETARLLGIPEGTVKTRAMRARRELRAALDLLASDHDPLGGTA comes from the coding sequence GTGAGGCTGCTGCGCCCCTCGGGGGCCGAGGGGAACGATGAGGACGCCGCGCTGCTGCGCGCCGTCGCTCAAGGGGACGCGAGCGCCCTGGCGACGCTGTACGACCGGCACGCCGGCTGGCTCCACGCCCGGCTGAGCCGGCGGTGCGGGGACGCGGAGACCGTACGGGAGGTACTGCAGGACACCTTCGTGACGGCCTGGCAGTCCGCCGGATCGCACCAGGGCGCGCGGGTCGGCGGCTGGCTGTGGGTGATCGCGGCCCGCCGGCTGGTGGACGCGCAGCGGGCGGGGGCACGAGCGGCTCGGTCCGGTGACACCGGCTGGGGCGCCGTCGCGCCCTCCCCCGCGCCCTCGGCCGAGGAACGCGTGCTGGCCGGACTGGAGTACGGCGACCTGGGCACCGCCCTCGACCGGATCTCCCCGGAGCTGCGGGAGGTGCTGCGGGCCACGGTCATCGACGGCCTGACGACGCGCGAGACCGCCCGGCTGCTCGGCATACCGGAGGGCACGGTCAAGACGCGGGCCATGCGCGCCCGACGTGAACTGCGCGCAGCCCTGGACCTGTTGGCCTCGGACCACGATCCGCTGGGAGGTACGGCATGA
- a CDS encoding isochorismatase family protein: MTSSGIPLQALLVVDVQSTSVTGDRAVPGAALLLDRTAGLIARARQSGALVVHIQNDGPAGAGDEPHTPGWELHFPVGEGPGEAVVRKSRDDGFEETPLGGLLAGHGVRGLAVCGLMSEMCVQATARGALARGYRVVLPYDAHATHDIPAAPGISEEIPAATASRVAAWAISNEAEVTARAADVVFAALSPRSH, encoded by the coding sequence ATGACCTCTTCCGGTATTCCCCTCCAGGCCCTCCTCGTGGTGGACGTGCAGTCCACCTCCGTCACCGGCGACCGAGCCGTCCCCGGGGCCGCCCTGCTCCTGGACCGGACGGCCGGACTGATCGCGCGGGCCCGGCAGAGCGGGGCGCTCGTCGTGCACATCCAGAACGACGGGCCGGCCGGAGCGGGCGACGAGCCCCACACCCCCGGCTGGGAGCTCCACTTCCCGGTCGGGGAGGGCCCCGGCGAGGCCGTCGTCCGCAAGTCCCGGGACGACGGATTCGAGGAAACCCCGCTGGGCGGCCTGTTGGCCGGCCACGGAGTGCGGGGACTCGCCGTCTGCGGCCTGATGTCCGAGATGTGCGTCCAGGCCACGGCACGCGGGGCCCTGGCACGCGGTTATCGCGTCGTCCTCCCGTACGACGCCCACGCGACGCACGACATTCCGGCGGCGCCCGGAATCAGCGAGGAGATCCCGGCCGCCACGGCCTCGCGCGTCGCAGCCTGGGCCATCAGCAACGAGGCCGAGGTCACCGCGCGCGCCGCCGACGTCGTGTTCGCGGCCCTGTCCCCGCGTTCGCACTGA
- the lon gene encoding endopeptidase La, with protein MATESKAFTPIDLPVLPLDDEVVLPGMVVPLDLSDTEVRAAVEAAQAAARADGGKPEVLLVPRIDGTYTGTGVLGTVEQVGRLSDGDPGALIRARDRVRIGAGTSGPGGALWVEGTRVDVLVPDPLPGSAVELVKEYKALATSWLKKRGAWQVVDRVQQIEDISALADNSGYSPFLTTAQKVQLLETADAVARLKLAIQWLGEHLAEQDVAESIAKDVQEGVDKQQREFLLRRQLDAVRKELSELNGDPEDESDDYRARVEAAELPEHVREAALKEVEKLERSSDQSPEGSWIRTWLDTVLELPWTERTEDAYDIPGAQRILDAEHAGLQDVKERITEYLAVRKRRADRGLGVVGGRRGGAVLALVGPPGVGKTSLGESVAHAMGRKFVRVALGGVRDEAEIRGHRRTYVGALPGRIVRAIKEAGSMNPVVLLDEIDKVGSDFRGDPAAALLEVLDPAQNHTFRDHYLEVELDLSDVVFLATANVLDAIPEALLDRMELVRLDGYTEDEKVVIARDHLLPRQLERAGLEKDEVTLDESALRKLAGEYTREAGVRNLERGVARLLRKVAAQHELGDRELPFTVTDEDLRGLIGRPHHVPESAQDPAERRTAVPGVATGLAVTGAGGDVLFVEASLADPETGASGLTLTGQLGDVMKESAQIALSFLRSHGAELELPVADLKDRGVHIHFPAGAVPKDGPSAGITMTTALASLLSGRLVRTDVAMTGEVSLTGRVLPIGGLKQKLLAAHRAGITTVVIPKRNEADLDDVPAEVLDGLDVHPVTDVRQVLEIALAPASAGLREQRVPAAA; from the coding sequence ATGGCTACGGAGTCCAAGGCGTTCACACCGATCGATCTGCCTGTGCTGCCGCTCGACGACGAGGTAGTGCTGCCCGGAATGGTGGTGCCGCTGGATCTGTCGGACACGGAGGTACGGGCTGCCGTGGAGGCCGCCCAGGCCGCCGCGCGCGCCGATGGCGGCAAGCCCGAGGTGCTGCTCGTCCCGCGTATCGACGGGACCTACACGGGGACCGGCGTCCTCGGCACCGTCGAGCAGGTCGGCCGGCTCTCGGACGGAGACCCGGGTGCGCTCATCCGGGCCCGTGACCGGGTGCGGATCGGTGCCGGGACCAGTGGGCCCGGCGGAGCGCTGTGGGTGGAGGGGACCAGGGTCGACGTGCTCGTCCCGGACCCGCTGCCCGGCTCCGCCGTGGAACTGGTCAAGGAGTACAAGGCCCTCGCGACCAGCTGGCTGAAGAAGCGCGGTGCCTGGCAGGTCGTGGACCGGGTGCAGCAGATCGAGGACATCTCCGCGCTCGCCGACAACTCCGGTTACTCGCCGTTCCTGACCACGGCCCAGAAGGTGCAGCTCCTGGAGACCGCCGACGCGGTCGCCCGGCTGAAGCTCGCCATCCAGTGGCTCGGTGAGCACCTCGCCGAGCAGGACGTGGCCGAGTCCATCGCCAAGGACGTCCAGGAAGGCGTCGACAAGCAGCAGCGCGAGTTCCTGCTGCGGCGCCAGCTCGACGCCGTACGCAAGGAGCTGTCGGAGCTCAACGGCGATCCGGAGGACGAGTCCGACGACTACCGGGCGCGCGTCGAGGCCGCCGAACTTCCCGAGCACGTCCGTGAGGCCGCGCTCAAGGAGGTCGAGAAGCTGGAGCGCTCCTCCGACCAGAGCCCCGAGGGCTCCTGGATCAGGACCTGGCTCGACACCGTCCTCGAACTGCCGTGGACCGAGCGGACCGAGGACGCCTACGACATCCCGGGCGCCCAGCGCATCCTCGACGCCGAGCACGCGGGCCTCCAGGACGTGAAGGAGCGGATCACCGAGTACCTGGCGGTGCGCAAGCGGCGCGCCGACCGGGGGCTGGGCGTCGTCGGCGGCCGGCGCGGTGGCGCCGTGCTGGCGCTGGTGGGTCCGCCGGGCGTCGGCAAGACCTCGCTCGGGGAATCCGTCGCGCACGCCATGGGCCGCAAGTTCGTCCGTGTCGCGCTCGGCGGTGTCCGGGACGAGGCGGAGATCCGGGGCCACCGGCGTACGTACGTGGGCGCCCTGCCCGGTCGCATCGTCCGGGCCATCAAGGAGGCCGGTTCCATGAACCCGGTCGTCCTGCTCGACGAGATCGACAAGGTCGGCTCGGACTTCCGGGGCGACCCGGCCGCCGCCCTCCTGGAGGTCCTCGACCCGGCGCAGAACCACACCTTCCGCGACCACTACCTGGAGGTCGAACTCGACCTCAGCGACGTCGTCTTCCTGGCGACGGCCAATGTCCTCGACGCCATCCCGGAGGCCCTGCTCGACCGCATGGAGCTGGTCAGGCTCGACGGGTACACCGAGGACGAGAAGGTCGTCATCGCCCGCGACCACCTGCTCCCGCGCCAGCTGGAACGGGCCGGTCTGGAGAAGGACGAGGTCACGCTCGACGAGTCCGCGCTGCGCAAGCTGGCCGGCGAGTACACCCGCGAGGCCGGCGTCCGCAATCTGGAGCGGGGCGTGGCCCGGCTGCTCCGCAAGGTCGCGGCCCAGCACGAACTGGGCGACCGCGAGCTGCCGTTCACCGTCACCGACGAGGACCTGCGGGGCCTCATCGGACGCCCGCACCACGTTCCGGAGTCCGCGCAGGACCCGGCCGAGCGCCGCACCGCGGTGCCGGGCGTGGCCACCGGGCTCGCGGTGACCGGCGCGGGCGGCGACGTGCTGTTCGTCGAGGCGTCGCTGGCCGACCCGGAGACCGGCGCGTCCGGACTGACCCTGACCGGTCAGCTCGGCGACGTCATGAAGGAGTCCGCGCAGATCGCGCTGAGCTTCCTGCGGTCGCACGGCGCGGAGCTGGAGCTGCCTGTCGCGGACCTGAAGGACCGCGGCGTGCACATCCACTTCCCGGCGGGTGCGGTGCCCAAGGACGGTCCGAGTGCCGGCATCACCATGACGACCGCGCTTGCCTCGCTGCTGTCCGGCAGACTGGTTCGTACGGACGTGGCGATGACCGGTGAGGTGTCGCTGACCGGGCGGGTGCTGCCGATCGGCGGGCTGAAGCAGAAGCTGCTGGCCGCGCACCGTGCGGGGATCACCACCGTGGTGATTCCCAAGCGGAACGAGGCCGACCTGGACGACGTCCCGGCCGAGGTCCTCGACGGCCTCGACGTGCACCCCGTGACGGACGTCCGCCAGGTGCTGGAGATCGCTCTCGCCCCGGCCTCGGCCGGGCTCCGGGAGCAGAGGGTCCCGGCCGCGGCGTGA
- a CDS encoding polysaccharide deacetylase family protein: MSSGVGLAAALVTALTFALSGCSMETTAPGSARQDAAADAKGSFGQVDCRKAKCIALTFDAGPAEDTPRLLDILKEKKVPATFFLLGEKHVLKHPDTVRRIEAEGHEVANHTWSHEVLTDREPAEIRAELEKTQDAIVAITGKKPRLMRPPQGRTDDTVSRICKELGLSQILWSATAKDYSTNDSALIRKRILDQAGKDGVILLHDIYKGTVPAVPGIIDTLKKRGYTFVTVPQLMAPAEPVPGTVYRP, from the coding sequence ATGTCGTCCGGTGTCGGGTTGGCTGCCGCTCTCGTGACCGCGCTCACATTCGCGCTCAGCGGCTGCTCGATGGAGACCACGGCGCCCGGTTCGGCGCGTCAGGACGCCGCGGCCGACGCCAAGGGGTCGTTCGGCCAGGTCGACTGCCGCAAGGCGAAGTGCATAGCGCTGACCTTCGACGCGGGCCCGGCCGAGGACACCCCGCGGCTCCTGGACATCCTCAAGGAGAAGAAGGTGCCCGCCACCTTCTTCCTGCTCGGCGAGAAGCACGTGCTCAAGCACCCGGACACCGTGCGCCGGATCGAGGCCGAGGGGCACGAGGTGGCCAACCACACCTGGTCGCACGAGGTCCTGACCGACCGGGAGCCCGCCGAGATACGGGCCGAGCTGGAGAAGACGCAGGACGCCATCGTGGCGATCACCGGCAAGAAGCCGCGGCTGATGCGACCGCCGCAGGGGCGCACCGACGACACGGTGTCCAGGATCTGCAAGGAGCTGGGGCTGTCGCAGATCCTGTGGAGCGCGACGGCGAAGGACTACTCCACGAACGACTCGGCGCTGATCAGGAAGCGGATACTCGACCAGGCCGGCAAGGACGGCGTGATCCTTCTGCACGACATCTACAAGGGCACCGTGCCCGCGGTGCCGGGCATCATCGACACACTGAAGAAGCGCGGCTACACCTTCGTGACGGTCCCCCAGCTGATGGCCCCGGCGGAGCCGGTTCCGGGCACGGTCTACCGGCCGTAG
- a CDS encoding lysozyme, which produces MPVHRSGTSRRSRFAAAGALLAALSLLLTLPGAATAAETPARGTARMGQGVIAHDGQGGLPRDTRAVQTEGVDVSSHQGNVAWSTLWNSGVKWAYAKATEGTYYKNPYFAQQYNGSYNVGMIRGAYHFATPDTTSGATQANYFVDNGGGWSRDGRTLPGVLDIEWNPYGAQCFGKTQAGMVSWIRDFVNTYKARTGRDAVIYTATSWWQTCTGNNSSFGATNPLWVARYNTTVGELPAGWGYYTIWQYTSSGPTVGDHNHFNGALDRVQALANG; this is translated from the coding sequence ATGCCCGTGCACAGATCCGGTACGTCACGCCGCTCGCGCTTCGCCGCGGCAGGAGCCCTCCTCGCAGCGCTTTCCCTCCTCCTCACCCTGCCCGGCGCGGCCACCGCCGCCGAGACCCCCGCCCGCGGTACGGCCAGGATGGGCCAGGGCGTCATCGCCCACGACGGCCAGGGCGGCCTCCCCCGCGACACCCGCGCCGTCCAGACCGAGGGCGTGGACGTCAGCAGCCATCAGGGCAACGTCGCCTGGTCGACCCTCTGGAACAGCGGCGTGAAGTGGGCCTACGCCAAGGCCACCGAGGGGACGTACTACAAGAACCCCTACTTCGCGCAGCAGTACAACGGCTCCTACAACGTCGGCATGATCCGCGGGGCGTACCACTTCGCCACCCCGGACACGACCAGCGGCGCGACCCAGGCCAACTACTTCGTGGACAACGGGGGCGGCTGGTCGCGGGACGGCAGGACGCTGCCGGGCGTGCTCGACATCGAGTGGAATCCGTACGGCGCGCAGTGCTTCGGCAAGACCCAGGCCGGGATGGTCTCCTGGATCCGCGACTTCGTGAACACCTACAAGGCGCGCACCGGACGCGACGCGGTGATCTACACCGCGACCAGCTGGTGGCAGACCTGCACGGGCAACAACTCCAGCTTCGGCGCCACCAACCCGCTCTGGGTGGCCCGTTACAACACGACCGTGGGTGAACTCCCGGCCGGCTGGGGCTACTACACGATATGGCAGTACACGTCGTCCGGCCCGACGGTCGGCGACCACAACCACTTCAACGGCGCCCTCGACCGCGTCCAGGCGCTCGCGAACGGCTGA